Proteins from a single region of Puntigrus tetrazona isolate hp1 chromosome 2, ASM1883169v1, whole genome shotgun sequence:
- the LOC122356725 gene encoding G-protein coupled receptor 55 has translation MMQNCSTEDVDSLTRTLDLVIYVPVLVFGLALNVAALVVFCLLLRKWTESSIYMTNLALMDLLLLLQLPFKMHAAHHEWAEDKKIFCSFLESLYFVAMYGSIYTIVCIAVDRYIAINHPFRAKQVRSKKNALIVCVCIWVFVMAATSPIYTFREEKKGDFNCFHRFSEKGWSTEIIVCLEVIGFLLPATVLVTCSIKSVRTLKASKDSDRKRQAGVRIIYSSLAAFLVPFTPCHLAIFLQYLVHKAIISDCKQKQNIALFIQVSINIANVTCCLDALCYYFIAKEVRSTKETLRLSISRARTTSSSDV, from the coding sequence ATGATGCAGAACTGCTCAACTGAAGATGTGGACTCTTTGACTCGCACGCTGGACTTGGTGATTTACGTGCCCGTCCTGGTGTTCGGCTTAGCGTTAAACGTCGCTGCACTTGTGGTCTTCTGTCTGCTGCTCAGAAAATGGACAGAGTCCTCCATCTACATGACCAACCTGGCTCTGATGGacctgctgttgctgctgcagCTGCCCTTCAAAATGCACGCGGCACACCACGAGTGGGCAGAAGACAAGAAGATCTTTTGCTCCTTCCTGGAAAGTCTTTACTTTGTAGCTATGTACGGCAGCATCTACACCATCGTGTGCATAGCCGTAGACAGGTACATCGCAATAAACCACCCGTTCCGAGCCAAGCAGGTGCGTTCGAAAAAAAACGCCTTGATCGTTTGCGTTTGCATTTGGGTGTTCGTTATGGCAGCGACTTCACCGATCTACACCTTCCGGGAAGAGAAGAAGGGGGATTTCAACTGTTTCCATCGCTTTTCTGAAAAAGGTTGGAGCACTGAAATAATTGTGTGCCTGGAGGTCATTGGTTTCCTGTTGCCCGCCACAGTCCTGGTGACCTGTTCTATTAAGAGCGTGCGTACTCTCAAAGCCTCGAAGGACAGCGACCGGAAGAGGCAAGCCGGCGTGAGAATCATCTACAGCAGCCTAGCGGCCTTCCTAGTGCCCTTCACCCCCTGCCACCTGGCCATATTCCTGCAGTATCTTGTCCATAAAGCCATTATTTCAGACTgcaaacagaaacagaacatCGCCCTGTTCATCCAGGTGTCAATAAACATCGCAAACGTGACCTGCTGCTTGGACGCGTTGTGTTACTATTTCATTGCAAAGGAAGTCCGATCCACCAAGGAGACGCTCAGACTGTCCATCAGCAGAGCGAGAACCACCAGCTCCTCAGATGTCTGA
- the lpar5a gene encoding lysophosphatidic acid receptor 5a, with the protein MSHNNTDNCSTSHFRYPLFTSTYSIVLLFGLPLNSVSLWILVCRNGLMKSVPVIYMANLALSDLLFTLSLPFRIIYFATGEWKLGNTLCVIPGTLFAVNMYSSSLFITLISVDRMMAVVYPLRSRHLRTVPMAWVFCVMVWLIIAGLAVPTAINHPENKDPDCNVTRCFEKYTPEEWKNGFIILCCVTFLFILIPFCIILGCTAAVVRQLKGYSIATSSSSTELSKSKIVKLFLSNLLIYAICFIPFHIAFILFGLSKQDYLPGGNTLEVYFRLQTVTMCMASTNSCLDPLIYYFSSKNIKGRNRCDSSSKTVGLGLVQSMSWNG; encoded by the coding sequence ATGTCACACAACAACACAGATAACTGCAGCACATCTCATTTCAGATATCCACTTTTCACTTCCACCTACAGCATCGTGCTGCTTTTTGGTCTTCCTTTGAACTCTGTGTCTCTTTGGATACTGGTTTGTCGGAATGGCCTGATGAAATCCGTTCCGGTCATCTACATGGCCAACCTGGCTCTATCGGACCTACTTTTCACGCTTTCCCTGCCCTTTCGGATTATCTACTTCGCCACAGGTGAGTGGAAGCTGGGAAACACTCTATGCGTCATTCCGGGGACCCTCTTTGCAGTCAACATGTACTCCAGCTCTTTGTTCATCACGCTCATCAGCGTGGACCGGATGATGGCCGTGGTGTATCCGCTGAGATCCCGACACTTGAGGACGGTACCGATGGCGTGGGTGTTTTGCGTGATGGTGTGGCTGATCATCGCTGGATTGGCAGTGCCAACAGCCATTAACCATCCTGAAAATAAGGACCCTGACTGCAACGTTACACGCTGTTTTGAGAAATACACCCCTGAAGAATGGAAGAACGGTTTTATAATTCTCTGCTGTGTcactttcttatttattttaataccttTCTGCATTATTCTGGGCTGCACGGCTGCAGTCGTGCGGCAGCTGAAAGGCTACAGCATCGCGACTTCCTCAAGTAGCACAGAGCTGAGTAAAAGCAAGATCGTGAAGCTATTTCTGTCTAACTTGCTCATCTACGCCATTTGTTTTATCCCATTTCACATTGCTTTTATCCTCTTTGGCCTGAGCAAACAAGACTACTTGCCTGGAGGTAACACTCTGGAAGTTTACTTCAGACTGCAGACCGTTACCATGTGCATGGCCAGCACAAACAGCTGTCTGGACCCCTTGATCTACTATTTCAGCTCAAAGAACATTAAAGGTAGAAATAGATGTGACTCTTCATCCAAAACCGTCGGTCTCGGCCTGGTTCAGAGCATGAGTTGGAACGGATAG